The Plasmodium yoelii strain 17X genome assembly, chromosome: 14 DNA segment caaatagtAACATAAGTACAAATGCCAGTACTAACTTGGGAAATAGCAACAATATATGTAGTAATAGTATTTTAGGAGGAATTGTTAATGGTGTTATTAATAACAATacaaatatgaataataataattgtaataGTGTATCAGATAATGATTATTTTAGTGATATGATGGTATATATTTCTTGGGTTCCTAAAAGTGCTAGATGTCAATACCCATTAGAATTACCAAAAAATTCTGCTGAAAGAAATAAGCTAGCTGAATATATAGAAGCAAAAGAACAAATgctttatattttgaaattaATGGGATATGAAGAaattgataatatttatttccatCCACCAAAAGGAtcacatataaaaataaaatttaaaacattagcatgtatgaataaatttttaaaagctTATAAAAATACTCCAGATAAATGGAAAGAAGATATGTTTAACTTTTTTAACATCCCGTTAAGAAGTAGCATATCAGTTCGAGATCTTCGAATAGAAAGAGCAGTACCTAGATCATCTACAgctgaatttaaaaaaataaaaaaaattaataaaaataatcatgatttatttttgtttaaagaaaattataatttatgccAAGATAATTCTGTtgaaaaattagaaaaaatcaATTTCCAATATGATTCATATACCAAAAATATTATGGGAACAATAGGTTCTACTGGTAATAGTCGTTGTGATAATAATAGCACATCTACAATGCATTCTTTTATCCAAGGTggtaatgtaaaaaataataattccgTAATAAACAACATAAGTAAtactaatattaaaaaatataatggtggaaaaaaatactttaataaaattaaagggtttaataatttgaattcagattatataaataatagtaTGCTGTCTAATAATAGTACATTTGATGAtatagataataatattatatttgctcataacaataataataataataataataatgttgaTGATATTGAGCATTCTATTAATATATCttgtaacaataatatgGTTAGCTGTTCAGGAGATGGTACAAATATTATGCAAACTTCTCGTTTATATtctgttaataataataggaATAATATCGGAACTACTACTGTTATGATACCTAATGCAATTTTAGGAAATAGAAACAATAATAGCCAAAATATTACTAACACTATAAGTAGTAATAGATTAGGGTTACATACTATCaaagaaaatggaaaatattattatgaaaataaaatgtataaccATATGAATAGAgccaatatatttaatggtAATAGCTTAATAcctaataatttaaataatgataattttattaatactagtaatgatgatgatggaAATAGTGTACATAATAATAGTACTATTGTTAATggtaatatatgtataaatggaaaaaatgaaaatggaaaattaaattataatattaatcaTAGTGCAACTATGTTTACATCTAGAAACCCATCAcgaaatatgtatattttaaaaaataaaaatatgaatagaAATGGTATTGGAACTGAAACAGGCACAACCGGAGCTTCACTTTTATCAGCATCTACGTTTGTAAATACTAATACTACCCCCCACtcaattaataataaagatataatgaataataatCAAAGTTTTAAcctaaaaaaacaaacacaTTATGCATCATATTCTAACAATACTAATGGCTTAAATGatcatatattttcatatactactaataataataataacatatcAATAGCTCTAAATAATCGAattttaaatgataattCTAGAAACACAAACAATTATTCTAATAGAGATTTACAAAATGAACCACCAAACTTAACTCATTTTAATACTGCTATTATGGatcaaaattttgaaaaagaaaaaaatattcgaaaatttaaaaactgTTATATAGCCAGTAATACATATACTGATAATACAATCAATAATGTGGAtgcaaataataacaataataataataataacaatatggATAACAGTAAGATTgttaataatagtaataccctcgaaaataataataccaaTTCAGGTGCTTCTATAATTAATGGGCcactaaataataataataataacaatggaAGTAGAAGCAGTAGTAATAGCAATATGGATAGAATGATAAATAGTTGTATGCATAGATTAAGTAATGTAAAATCacataacaataataacTTTTGTAGTTCTGCTTTTAGCTCAAATATATTGAACAAAAAATACATGCAAaataatcatataaatagtagtaataataataataatgaagatataaaagaagattttaaaaatttaattaatatagatttCATAAATGATATAGATATGGattatgaagaaaaaaacCCTCATAATATAGCTAATGAAATTCTGAATAGAAATTCTAATAGACATTTACATCCAAAACAAGGAAATGTAAAAAGATATATGTCATTAAGTAACTGTTTGAACGACAGCTTGTTAGAAAATAGAACCGGAAATTGTACCACTAATAATGATTCTATGAAAGGAAGAGATTATAGTATGTATGaaaatttatcatttaaaaatttgaaCGATTTTAGCAGCATTATTAATGATGTACAAGATAAAacaaatgatataaattttaatgaaaatgattttTCATATCAAAGttctaatattaataataatttaacaaATGTTTGTGATGAAGTAAATATTGATGGTTCATGTGTAGTTATACCTGATGGttacaataattatttttcag contains these protein-coding regions:
- a CDS encoding asparagine-rich protein, putative, with product MEGANSEINMKADDQTTKRGTIIDQNEKRECNNGDCLDNNNNNNPESGNGGGYLFNLLGRLNNYKKPKSKTISEEACINGNCDVEENDNNSLKDDESKKENLNGGQPEKGNIKKNDATKKGEPTSKGGTSKKGESAPKGTTSKKGESAKKGSTSKKGESTPKGGDTSKKGDINSKNDVSCSKGLSPKNATKNGELTKNNNVKELKKNEHNLTSNINGVATVASMIANKNILNDLKKNEDKEKLYKLEQNKSDDIADNNISNKKNGGGNSIDNINNDHVMKIGESECREKIEELIKEIQMNDGLYDEKNNEIFLLYTELYKYLIDLTDYINIGSNNLKKYIKEEIEKLKENNELIFHFLKNFKKKKNNILLNLNDSTLDEIKSSFFENFEKILKGMEEELLEQYYNDLEENVMKNRTVGVIFIILCRNQIIYVLEKLYKNVFMPTVDNFEEINKVIKSLTNMNNFTRIIITVNVSNNTNRDSKINNNVDRSIKHIIGNGIETNINGVNNIIHDVVENELTSLIQNGINNNMSMVGCNNISSPRNNTNNNYLISINRNIQKISENINEIDQMDDDDDEFDERQEFEDDNSNLENKTSFGSLRNGSNKLNKLNFNKKTNYFRKENNDAQVLLSACTPNASSSFVEKKLREKNVKKKIMSNDSNSSKNNHILFNDKNISKSISYDRNHLNSNTTANNLLISSNSNDTTLNCSNMGSNNGTNNSIINNSNCINGSNASSNNSNNKTNSNISTNASTNLGNSNNICSNSILGGIVNGVINNNTNMNNNNCNSVSDNDYFSDMMVYISWVPKSARCQYPLELPKNSAERNKLAEYIEAKEQMLYILKLMGYEEIDNIYFHPPKGSHIKIKFKTLACMNKFLKAYKNTPDKWKEDMFNFFNIPLRSSISVRDLRIERAVPRSSTAEFKKIKKINKNNHDLFLFKENYNLCQDNSVEKLEKINFQYDSYTKNIMGTIGSTGNSRCDNNSTSTMHSFIQGGNVKNNNSVINNISNTNIKKYNGGKKYFNKIKGFNNLNSDYINNSMLSNNSTFDDIDNNIIFAHNNNNNNNNNVDDIEHSINISCNNNMVSCSGDGTNIMQTSRLYSVNNNRNNIGTTTVMIPNAILGNRNNNSQNITNTISSNRLGLHTIKENGKYYYENKMYNHMNRANIFNGNSLIPNNLNNDNFINTSNDDDGNSVHNNSTIVNGNICINGKNENGKLNYNINHSATMFTSRNPSRNMYILKNKNMNRNGIGTETGTTGASLLSASTFVNTNTTPHSINNKDIMNNNQSFNLKKQTHYASYSNNTNGLNDHIFSYTTNNNNNISIALNNRILNDNSRNTNNYSNRDLQNEPPNLTHFNTAIMDQNFEKEKNIRKFKNCYIASNTYTDNTINNVDANNNNNNNNNNMDNSKIVNNSNTLENNNTNSGASIINGPLNNNNNNNGSRSSSNSNMDRMINSCMHRLSNVKSHNNNNFCSSAFSSNILNKKYMQNNHINSSNNNNNEDIKEDFKNLINIDFINDIDMDYEEKNPHNIANEILNRNSNRHLHPKQGNVKRYMSLSNCLNDSLLENRTGNCTTNNDSMKGRDYSMYENLSFKNLNDFSSIINDVQDKTNDINFNENDFSYQSSNINNNLTNVCDEVNIDGSCVVIPDGYNNYFSDDKSNLYDNNKNTFFNYYNSMMQSANANNIHMNQNNNIGNTISNNIINNKIINNNMNTNNIGIDNNNNNTNNNNGANNNNPLNLVNDTTINDNFNSVDCVENNNHGTTKINNMNEAYY